One genomic segment of Arachis duranensis cultivar V14167 chromosome 4, aradu.V14167.gnm2.J7QH, whole genome shotgun sequence includes these proteins:
- the LOC107484660 gene encoding uncharacterized protein LOC107484660, with the protein MLLQLNELDEFRLEAYENAKIYKEKAKMWHDKRISKKEFKPGQQVLLYNSRLKVFPGKLKSKWTGSYLVTKLLPYGSLELLDEATKNNFTANGHRAKHYLGGPWDKEKEIQKLS; encoded by the coding sequence ATGCTACTACAACTAAATGAGTTGGATGAGTTTAGACTggaagcctatgaaaatgctAAGATATATAAGGAAAAAGCTAAGATGTGGCATGACAAAAGGATCTCAAAGAAAGAGTTCAAACCAGGACAGCAAGTACTCTTGTATAACTCCAGGCTCAAAGTTTTCCCTGGCAAACTCAAGTCCAAATGGACTGGCTCCTACTTGGTGACAAAGCTTCTCCCTTATGGAAGCCTTGAACTCctagatgaagcaacaaagaaCAATTTCACAGCAAACGGTCACAGGGCAAAGCATTATTTGGGAGGCCCTTGGGACAAAGAGAAGGAGATTCAGAAATTAAGTTGA